The genome window ATGAGAGCACGGTATTTACCTTGCACTACCGCGAATACGTTGCCTATGTGAAGACAACCAGAGGCGTCGCTCCGAATATTAATGGGACAGACCAGGAAACTTTTGACTTGCAGAACAAATTTAGTAACCCTAAGATGATTTAACTGATCTGGAGGAATTTTCATTTCCAGAGAAGTATGGAACTAATGTGTGTATGTTCCAACATGGTGTAATAATTGATAGTGTATCTAACACCAATCTAAAGACAGCAAAATCAGTTTGTGTTGACAAGTTCACAATATCAGACCATGATTCAATGTTTGTAATACAAGAGACATTCCATTGCACCAAAGTACATAATAGCAATCAAATTCAGCTCAGTCATATGATAACTTGTTCTGTTTCAGTAATTCAGAAACCTAATAAAAGGTACTAGACCTATAATGCTTCCACAAAGCAGCAGCATTGGTACATAGATGAAATTAACAAGGTGATGACTGCATCAGCAGCTACTAGCGCTACGATCTGGCAACGGGCTCCAATGCTTCAATAGTAACAACGCTGTTTCCCCGAATAACCTAAAAAAAGTAACGTTGCAGTAAGTAACAAATGGAAGTTGAAAAATTTAACAGGGATTGCACAATACGCAAATCTTTTATAGTAACTACTTCATGTCCatccaaaagaaaagaaatgccTGAACTCAATGAAGATCGAAAGTTGGGGGAAATGAAGACTACTAACCACCATGCCAATATCATTCTTTTCATTGCCATTAACCTCCACAGTGTTATCAATGACCAAATTCATGAACTGATCAAACCCACGAAGAGTCCCAACTACCATGCGATTGGCATTCAACTTAACTGCAAAAGAATGTGAATTGGATTACTTTGCATCTGAAAACCCCCCTCTAAGTAGAGGGGGATATTATAAAGATACAAAGGTCAAACACAAGACACTAACTCTCGGAGATTGATGCACCATAAGCATTACACATTTTTGCGTTTCCTAAGCTTAACAATCTTGTCTAATTCCTCAGCGTTTTATATATCCACACATCTTAAGCAAATTCCACAAAGCACATGATAGACAAACTCAACAATGAGCCAAAAGCATTTATGCAATATGCAAGTAATTACTCAAAAAAACTACATAAAAGTCAAAACAAGCAACAACTGATTTGCTTGGAAATGCATCTTGTAATTGATTGTAATATAGTGcatattcaattattcattcaTCCATGgatatataatttaagattgtAGAGCAACCtctattttcaaatatttactaattaaataacaaagggtaaaaaaaaatggagaaaatatagAGCAAATGAAACAAGGAGCAATATAACTCATGAATCTCGTATATCCAAATAATAAAAGTAGTAGCCATAAACAAATAGACTATGGATAAACCCTAAATCGCAaattctaaaccctaaaccatggCAACAACAAAGTAAAGATTTAAACAACAAAAAGCTTAATTTCACTGAAAGATTAAGAAAAAGTAACCTACTTTGGAGTTTCTTGTCCATGTACCTGCAGAATGTGGgggaaaaaaacacaaaaaacaatTCATTTCGGGTCAACATTCGAATGAACGTAATATGATtaacaaaaatagaaatgaagaGAGAAGAGAGGGACTAACTTTTTGAGATCCGGAGGCTGACCCGACCGACTCATGCTGCTGCGCTTCCCGTTTTCGTCTCAGACAAAGAGAAGTGAAGAAGAAAGTTTGCAGCTCGACGAAGCTTAGCTGCTTTATTTCCCATTCCCCACCCGCCTCGGGCAATCAAGGTTGACGGGATCGGGCCGATAACCCGGCCCATGTCGATAATAACCCACGCCCGCAGGCCGCAACCGAGCTCTGGGCCGCGCCTTCTCAACTCATTATTGCCTAGATCGAAATGACTACTTGACTACTTCCCTGCTTACAAATGATAATTACAGATGAAATTTGTTACATCTCGAACTTACAAAAATTGTGGAGGGTTAGTAATAACTTAGCAACTTTTATAGATAAGATGATTAGTACATAGTGTCTAGAGCTACTCTGACAAGAAAGCAAAGAAAGTAGAGGTGGGCAAATCTCGAGTTTGGGGCTCCGGGTTGGTCTTATGTCGGGCTCGGACCTAGGTTAGCACAGATCAAAACTAGCCCAAAATAACTTGGGTCAATCCcggggcaatttatatcgtggatcagggtgcacaatgcattgtgcatcccgtacaaaaacgacgtcgttttggtcattttaattaatggttttttttttaaatcacgtttcccatttcccggtctgtgtatttgtgttaatattctatgtattcttggaagacattctgtgtattgtagactatgattctgtgtattcatgttaggggtagtTGTGACGTTTTTGTGTAttcaaatgttaggaggatgatttatgtgtagttgtatcaatattctgtgtatttcctcaagtcattatgtgtattctagacaaggattttgtgtattcatattagtggtacttaaatacagggtgatgtgtttgtgtattagGTGTTTTCACATTTTGTGaattctttgaaggcattctgtgtattgtagactacgattctatgtattcatgttagaggtacttaaacataagttgtgacgtgttttgtatattcgaatgttaggaggatgatttctgtgtagttgtgtcaatattttgtgtattcactcaagtcattttgtgtattctagacaatgaATACCTTGAAGTCATTCgtgtccgcgtccactaacatcgaaacgatgtcgttttggagcaaggtccacagtgcactgtagaCCCTGGTCCGCAATATAACGATTGGGTCCTGGGCTAGGCTCaaaattttttacatttatttttatgtaaaataTGAATAAGCCGGTTCATGTTTAGACTAAGCCTACATTTTCAAGACTGTTTTTACAATAAAGTCAATAAAGTCAAACTTTTAATTACATTGTTGTTGTCAATATTAATTTCTGTAACTTGAAATGCAATCTGTAACTTAAAATGTAATTGAGCTACCGGTGGGGCACAAATGACAATTCTTTAATGAGGTGCAGGTTTAGATTATCTGTCATAAGTAACAACGAAACCAGCATAACATGACAACTAACATACAAAGTCGAAGCACACAAATATAATCATACCCACCCCGCCCGGCCCCAACGGGAGCGTACGTCTTTACACTTTCCGACAGCTTTCATGAAAGTTAGCttattttcttcatttcatttcatcatATTCCTTCACAATCAAGCTTCCATTCTTCTACTGTACCtactatatatatcttttatagATATACAGATATGCACAACACATACATCTGTAAAGTGTGTAGTAAGCTGTCTTTCGGATAAATCAATGATTGTACATCATCATTTTCACTTCTGTTAAGGATTCTTGTTTCTTCGCTTACTCTACCTCTTAATTTGCTGCTTTATTAATTAAGATTTCTTCCATTCTattgatttcaattcaattcaattcatcaCAACAACCAAtaaattttccctttttcttgATGGGTAATTGCTTGAAGAAGCCGAGGGATTCGACGGCAGAGATCGCGCCGGGCGACGTGATCAGTCACCGATCGCCGCCGGTCGAGCACCGGCCGGCCGGCGACGTGATGATGAAGAAGGACCAACCGGCTGTCAAACTCTACGGGACACCGTTCGGCATTGACACATACTACCTGCGATTCGCGCTTCTGTACAAGCCCGTGGCTCTCAAGTTCGTGCCGTCCGACAGCCACGACACGGCGGCGATTGAGTACGAGTCCGACGTCGTTTCCGGCTCCGTCGACAGCCTGGTGCGTTACTTGGACGACAAGTTTCCCGAGCCGCAGCTGCTGACTGGCGCCGGGGCGCGGCTCGGCGAAACGGCGACGCCGGTAGTGGTGCGGGTGGTGGCGCTGCAGCACCGGAGCATGGTTTGGCACCTGGAGAGGATGGCGAGGTGGGCGGAGGACCTGGCGGCGCGTCGAGGAAAGGCTAGGGGGGATCCGGCGATGGGTAGTCCGAGAATGGAATTGAAGAAATTTGGAAGGAGCTACTCTCAGTTGCTGGAGGTGTTATTAGAGCATGCTCAAATGGAAGAGAAAGTTGTGTTCCCAATCTTGGAAAAAGCCGATCGAGGTATTCataattgttcaatttcatttttttttaggtaaacTAACGGTTACTATACAAGGTGTGCACCAGTAAACCTAGTCTTGTGGTCAGACAAGGGATTCTAAACTTAGAACCTTGTAGTTACCAAGCTAATTGTCTGATCAATTTGGCTAGGTTGCCTCcatgtttttcttgtttcttgttAAGAATTGAGGATGTTTGAttgtctgaccaacttggctgggttgccccatatttttcttgtttcttgctGAGAATTGAGGATTGTTCTGTAAGCAAGATAATGAGTGGAATCATTGGTGATAATGCAGGATTGTGCAGAGCTGCAAATGAGAAGCATGCAAGGGATCTGCCTGTAATGAATGGCATCAAAGAAGACATTAAATCCATAGGAGTTTTGGATTCAGGGAAACCTGTCTACCAAGAAGCCCTCTCCAATCTCAAAACTCGCCTCAAAACCTTAAAGGTACATTATATATTCTATAGCACGTCTCACTATCAACTTACACTTTCACTTAATACAAAACACACatcttttaatttggtatcagaacaGTTAGGTTCCGTTATTGTGCACAAAATTGACGGGAAACATTCCCGATTTGGCAGGAGCATTCAAAGCAACACTTTGAAGAGGAAGAAAGGGAGTTACTGCCACTGATGGAAGCAACAGATCTGAGCAAACTGCAGGAAGTGAAGGCCTTGGAACAGTGCCTGGACACAATGCAGGGAACTCACTCCCATCTCTTCAGGTTCTTCATGGAAGGCCTTCTCCCTCGCGACGCGATGCAGTACATGGACATGATCGCTAGGTGCAGCGACAACGAGAGAGTGTGCAGGCTGTTCCGGTTGGTCGTCGAGAAAGAGAACAGCTTAGGGTTGGCAATCAGCAATACATTAAAATAGACAGCAGATAATGAAAAGCTAAGAATCATGAGTTGGCTGGTGCTGATGAGgatgttttttttcctttgcttTTAGATGAAGTAAGTGAATATGATATGATGGTTGCTTTACTTTACTCAAGCTAGGACCATCagtttattatatgtatatttttatgaTCACTTCTTTTGGTTGGTGATGATTGATAGACAGATAGATGCAGATCTGAGAACAATAAGTTGATCTGTAAATGGATAGGGtaggatatatatatgttcttgattatatatacatttgtTGTGATTTATTGATGTAAACAATATTGATGTTTAAAGCAAGCTAAGGTGGAAAGTCATATATATGATGGTGATGAACATGGATTGTTGCCTTTGGTGAACAGAAAGGCAGAAAGCAAAAGCAAAGACAAGATTCTGGATAAGAGCAACAACCTTATTGCATGTTCCATTTTTATCTTCTTAAATTTCCCTTCCTGTTCTCATGTACAGATACACTGATACAGTGCAATCATCTATACTGATTGGGATAATGAGGGGTCTGTACACTATGGACATGGGATGACCTCCATGGCAGAAGAACAAGCAAAAGAGTTCCCAAAAACAGTTATTGACGACTCTGCTGGGGATCGAACCCAGAATCTCTGGTTCCGTAGACCAGCGCCTTATCCATTGGGCCACAGAGTCATCCGTAAATTTTTATTACAGAATACATTTAATACAataaatattctttaatttagtcatttatttgaaaaaaataaatctagaTACACTTTTGTAATAGAGTTATTGTCAATTTTCTTTTTGCCTTCATATTTTTCCATGGTTTGGTAATCACTAGATTGTGTTAGCGATTTTGACCGATGAATTGTATTAGCGTTTTGTAAATAGTTGTCTAAtaaaattagttatttattattaatgtgACATTTAAAAAGACATATGAATATGgtgtttggaaaatgaattacaagccatgttttattttgtttgaccAAATTCAAGTGATTATATTCATTCAGAGATTTGTACTAGAATACTACATAATCAATAGAATTAGGCAGGGATAGCGTTTTAATTGTCAGTTGAGGTAGTTGAGGGATGGATTGATTTTACGATCAAAGCAGTCGATGGTTGACTAACACAATTGGTTGAAAATAAAGTATGATGCTAAAG of Ipomoea triloba cultivar NCNSP0323 chromosome 3, ASM357664v1 contains these proteins:
- the LOC116014496 gene encoding uncharacterized protein LOC116014496 isoform X3 is translated as MGNCLKKPRDSTAEIAPGDVISHRSPPVEHRPAGDVMMKKDQPAVKLYGTPFGIDTYYLRFALLYKPVALKFVPSDSHDTAAIEYESDVVSGSVDSLVRYLDDKFPEPQLLTGAGARLGETATPVVVRVVALQHRSMVWHLERMARWAEDLAARRGKARGDPAMGSPRMELKKFGRSYSQLLEVLLEHAQMEEKVVFPILEKADRGLCRAANEKHARDLPVMNGIKEDIKSIGVLDSGKPVYQEALSNLKTRLKTLKEHSKQHFEEEERELLPLMEATDLSKLQEVKALEQCLDTMQGTHSHLFRFFMEGLLPRDAMQYMDMIARCSDNERVCRLFRLVVEKENSLGLAISNTLK
- the LOC116014124 gene encoding probable small nuclear ribonucleoprotein G yields the protein MSRSGQPPDLKKYMDKKLQIKLNANRMVVGTLRGFDQFMNLVIDNTVEVNGNEKNDIGMVVIRGNSVVTIEALEPVARS
- the LOC116014496 gene encoding uncharacterized protein LOC116014496 isoform X6: MMKKDQPAVKLYGTPFGIDTYYLRFALLYKPVALKFVPSDSHDTAAIEYESDVVSGSVDSLVRYLDDKFPEPQLLTGAGARLGETATPVVVRVVALQHRSMVWHLERMARWAEDLAARRGKARGDPAMGSPRMELKKFGRSYSQLLEVLLEHAQMEEKVVFPILEKADRGLCRAANEKHARDLPVMNGIKEDIKSIGVLDSGKPVYQEALSNLKTRLKTLKEHSKQHFEEEERELLPLMEATDLSKLQEVKALEQCLDTMQGTHSHLFRFFMEGLLPRDAMQYMDMIARCSDNERVCRLFRLVVEKENSLGLAISNTLK
- the LOC116014496 gene encoding uncharacterized protein LOC116014496 isoform X5, with the protein product MKPRDSTAEIAPGDVISHRSPPVEHRPAGDVMMKKDQPAVKLYGTPFGIDTYYLRFALLYKPVALKFVPSDSHDTAAIEYESDVVSGSVDSLVRYLDDKFPEPQLLTGAGARLGETATPVVVRVVALQHRSMVWHLERMARWAEDLAARRGKARGDPAMGSPRMELKKFGRSYSQLLEVLLEHAQMEEKVVFPILEKADRGLCRAANEKHARDLPVMNGIKEDIKSIGVLDSGKPVYQEALSNLKTRLKTLKEHSKQHFEEEERELLPLMEATDLSKLQEVKALEQCLDTMQGTHSHLFRFFMEGLLPRDAMQYMDMIARCSDNERVCRLFRLVVEKENSLGLAISNTLK
- the LOC116014496 gene encoding uncharacterized protein LOC116014496 isoform X1, yielding MHNTYICKKPRDSTAEIAPGDVISHRSPPVEHRPAGDVMMKKDQPAVKLYGTPFGIDTYYLRFALLYKPVALKFVPSDSHDTAAIEYESDVVSGSVDSLVRYLDDKFPEPQLLTGAGARLGETATPVVVRVVALQHRSMVWHLERMARWAEDLAARRGKARGDPAMGSPRMELKKFGRSYSQLLEVLLEHAQMEEKVVFPILEKADRGLCRAANEKHARDLPVMNGIKEDIKSIGVLDSGKPVYQEALSNLKTRLKTLKEHSKQHFEEEERELLPLMEATDLSKLQEVKALEQCLDTMQGTHSHLFRFFMEGLLPRDAMQYMDMIARCSDNERVCRLFRLVVEKENSLGLAISNTLK
- the LOC116014496 gene encoding uncharacterized protein LOC116014496 isoform X4, giving the protein MKKPRDSTAEIAPGDVISHRSPPVEHRPAGDVMMKKDQPAVKLYGTPFGIDTYYLRFALLYKPVALKFVPSDSHDTAAIEYESDVVSGSVDSLVRYLDDKFPEPQLLTGAGARLGETATPVVVRVVALQHRSMVWHLERMARWAEDLAARRGKARGDPAMGSPRMELKKFGRSYSQLLEVLLEHAQMEEKVVFPILEKADRGLCRAANEKHARDLPVMNGIKEDIKSIGVLDSGKPVYQEALSNLKTRLKTLKEHSKQHFEEEERELLPLMEATDLSKLQEVKALEQCLDTMQGTHSHLFRFFMEGLLPRDAMQYMDMIARCSDNERVCRLFRLVVEKENSLGLAISNTLK
- the LOC116014496 gene encoding uncharacterized protein LOC116014496 isoform X2; translation: MHNTYICKPRDSTAEIAPGDVISHRSPPVEHRPAGDVMMKKDQPAVKLYGTPFGIDTYYLRFALLYKPVALKFVPSDSHDTAAIEYESDVVSGSVDSLVRYLDDKFPEPQLLTGAGARLGETATPVVVRVVALQHRSMVWHLERMARWAEDLAARRGKARGDPAMGSPRMELKKFGRSYSQLLEVLLEHAQMEEKVVFPILEKADRGLCRAANEKHARDLPVMNGIKEDIKSIGVLDSGKPVYQEALSNLKTRLKTLKEHSKQHFEEEERELLPLMEATDLSKLQEVKALEQCLDTMQGTHSHLFRFFMEGLLPRDAMQYMDMIARCSDNERVCRLFRLVVEKENSLGLAISNTLK